One segment of Streptomyces sp. NA02950 DNA contains the following:
- a CDS encoding 6-phospho-beta-glucosidase, protein MRLTVLGGGGFRMPLVYRALLDDTGDAAGRCTELVLYDTDRTRLDAIGAVLAEQAAGRATAPAVRATTDLDDALRGADFVFSAIRVGGLEGRAHDERLPLAEGVLGQETVGAGGVLYGLRTLPVAVRIAERIAAVAPDAWVINFTNPAGMVTEAMQRVLGDRVIGICDSPVGLCRRAARALGADPDRTSYDYVGLNHLGWLRRLVVDGRDRMPELLADTGLLESFEEGKLFGAEWLRALGALPNEYLHYYYFNREAVASIRQAPATRGEFLREQQARFYTSAAAEGAGALEVWERTRLEREATYMAESREATGGWQRDTCDLDGGGYDRIALALMRAIARNERATLILNVRNGSAVPGLDADAVVEVPCLVDAGGARPLAAGAVAPDQLGLMLSLKAVERSTIEAAAASAATGAGARAGGARGAALRALALHPLVDSVNVAARILDASGALTHEPPRS, encoded by the coding sequence ATGAGGCTGACTGTGCTGGGCGGCGGCGGTTTCCGTATGCCCCTGGTGTACCGGGCGCTGCTGGACGACACCGGGGACGCGGCGGGGCGCTGCACCGAGCTGGTGCTGTACGACACCGACCGGACCCGGCTCGACGCCATCGGCGCGGTCCTGGCCGAGCAGGCGGCGGGCCGTGCCACCGCCCCCGCCGTACGGGCCACCACCGACCTCGACGACGCGCTGCGCGGTGCCGACTTCGTGTTCTCCGCCATCCGCGTCGGCGGTCTGGAGGGGCGTGCGCACGACGAGCGGCTCCCGCTGGCCGAGGGGGTGCTCGGCCAGGAGACCGTCGGGGCGGGCGGGGTGCTCTACGGGCTGCGCACCCTGCCGGTGGCGGTCCGGATCGCCGAGCGGATCGCGGCGGTGGCCCCGGACGCCTGGGTCATCAACTTCACCAACCCCGCGGGCATGGTCACCGAGGCGATGCAGCGGGTGCTGGGCGACCGCGTGATCGGCATCTGCGACTCACCGGTGGGGCTGTGCCGCCGGGCGGCGCGGGCGCTGGGCGCCGACCCGGACCGGACCTCCTACGACTACGTCGGGCTCAACCATCTCGGCTGGCTGCGCCGGCTGGTCGTGGACGGCCGGGACCGGATGCCCGAACTCCTCGCGGACACCGGCCTGTTGGAGTCCTTCGAGGAGGGCAAGCTGTTCGGCGCCGAATGGCTGCGGGCGCTGGGCGCCCTGCCCAATGAGTATCTGCACTACTACTACTTCAACCGCGAGGCGGTGGCCTCGATCCGGCAGGCGCCGGCCACCCGCGGCGAGTTCCTCCGGGAGCAGCAGGCCCGTTTCTACACCTCGGCCGCCGCCGAGGGCGCGGGGGCGCTGGAGGTCTGGGAGCGGACCCGGCTGGAGCGCGAGGCCACGTACATGGCGGAGAGCCGCGAGGCCACCGGCGGATGGCAGCGCGACACCTGTGACCTCGACGGCGGCGGCTACGACCGGATCGCGCTGGCCCTCATGCGGGCCATCGCCCGCAATGAGCGCGCCACCCTGATCCTCAACGTCCGCAACGGCTCCGCGGTCCCGGGTCTCGACGCCGATGCCGTGGTGGAGGTGCCGTGTCTGGTGGACGCGGGCGGGGCGCGCCCGCTGGCGGCCGGGGCGGTGGCCCCGGACCAGCTCGGGCTGATGCTCTCGCTGAAGGCGGTGGAGCGCTCGACGATCGAGGCGGCGGCCGCCTCGGCGGCGACCGGGGCGGGCGCCCGCGCGGGCGGCGCCCGCGGTGCGGCCCTGCGGGCTCTCGCCCTCCATCCGCTGGTGGACTCGGTGAATGTGGCGGCCCGGATCCTCGATGCCTCGGGGGCGCTGACCCACGAGCCGCCCCGCTCCTAG
- the recQ gene encoding DNA helicase RecQ has translation MALPENGPEPGNGPDGSEAERVLHRVFGYDAFRGGQQEIIEHVVAGGDALVLMPTGGGKSLCYQIPALVRKGVGVVVSPLIALMQDQVDALRNLGVRAGFLNSTQDLDERRLVEAEFLAGELDLLYLAPERLRVESTLRLLDRGTVSLFAIDEAHCVAQWGHDFRPDYLALSELHERWPSVPRIALTATATEATHSEIASRLKLQDAHHYVASFDRPNIQYRIAAKNDPKRQLLELLRTEHTGDAGIVYCLSRSSVEKTADFLVAHGIEALPYHAGLDARTRAEHQARFLREDGLVVVATIAFGMGIDKPDVRFVAHLDLPKSVEGYYQETGRAGRDGLPSTAWLAYGLQDVVQQRKMIDTSEGDDAHRRRLGAHLDAMLALCETVECRRVRLLAYFGQQSGPCGNCDTCLTPPESWDGTIPAQKLLSTVVRLKRERHQKFGAGQIIDILLGKKTAKVIQFDHDALSVFGIGTELREAEWRGVVRQLLAQGLIGVEGDYGTLVLTESSAAVLNREREVRLRREPEKAARAAKTGKASKSKGAEASAELPEEAVPVFERLRAWRAASAKEQGVPAYVIFHDATLRQIATEQPATLEALGTVSGVGENKLAKYGQQILDTLAE, from the coding sequence ATGGCTCTCCCGGAGAACGGTCCCGAACCCGGCAACGGCCCCGACGGCAGCGAGGCGGAGCGCGTACTGCACCGCGTCTTCGGCTACGACGCGTTCCGGGGAGGTCAGCAGGAGATCATCGAGCATGTGGTGGCCGGTGGTGACGCGCTGGTCCTGATGCCGACCGGCGGCGGCAAGTCGCTGTGCTACCAGATCCCCGCGCTGGTCCGGAAGGGCGTGGGGGTGGTCGTCTCACCGCTCATCGCGCTGATGCAGGACCAGGTGGACGCCCTGCGCAACCTCGGGGTGCGGGCCGGTTTCCTCAACTCCACCCAGGACCTGGACGAGCGGCGGCTGGTCGAGGCCGAGTTCCTCGCGGGCGAGCTGGACCTGCTGTACCTGGCGCCGGAGCGGCTGCGCGTGGAGTCCACGCTGCGGCTGCTGGACCGGGGCACGGTGTCGCTGTTCGCCATCGACGAGGCGCACTGCGTGGCCCAGTGGGGACACGACTTCCGGCCCGACTACCTGGCCCTGTCCGAGCTGCACGAGCGCTGGCCGAGCGTGCCCCGGATCGCGCTGACGGCGACCGCCACCGAGGCCACCCACTCCGAGATCGCCTCGCGGCTGAAGCTCCAGGACGCCCACCACTACGTGGCCAGCTTCGACCGCCCCAACATCCAGTACCGGATCGCCGCCAAGAACGACCCCAAGCGGCAGCTGCTGGAACTGCTGCGCACCGAGCACACGGGCGACGCGGGCATCGTCTACTGCCTGTCCCGCTCGTCGGTGGAGAAGACCGCCGATTTCCTGGTGGCCCACGGGATCGAGGCACTGCCGTACCACGCGGGGCTGGACGCGCGGACCCGCGCCGAGCACCAGGCGCGCTTCCTGCGCGAGGACGGTCTGGTGGTGGTGGCGACCATCGCCTTCGGCATGGGCATCGACAAACCGGATGTGCGGTTCGTGGCCCATCTGGACCTGCCCAAGTCCGTCGAGGGCTACTACCAGGAGACGGGCCGCGCGGGGCGGGACGGGCTGCCGTCCACCGCCTGGCTGGCGTACGGGCTCCAGGACGTCGTCCAGCAGCGGAAGATGATCGACACCTCGGAGGGGGACGACGCCCACCGGCGGCGGCTGGGCGCCCATCTGGACGCCATGCTGGCGCTGTGCGAGACCGTCGAGTGCCGCCGGGTCCGGCTGCTGGCCTACTTCGGCCAGCAGAGCGGTCCCTGCGGCAACTGCGACACCTGTCTGACCCCGCCGGAGTCCTGGGACGGCACCATCCCCGCGCAGAAGCTGCTGTCCACGGTGGTCCGGCTGAAACGGGAGCGCCACCAGAAGTTCGGCGCGGGCCAGATCATCGACATCCTGCTCGGCAAGAAGACGGCGAAGGTCATCCAGTTCGACCATGACGCCCTGTCGGTGTTCGGCATCGGCACCGAGCTGCGCGAGGCCGAATGGCGCGGTGTGGTACGGCAGTTGCTGGCGCAGGGGCTGATCGGTGTCGAGGGCGACTACGGCACGCTGGTGCTCACCGAGAGCAGCGCCGCGGTGCTGAACCGGGAGCGTGAGGTCAGGCTGCGGCGGGAGCCGGAGAAGGCCGCCCGCGCGGCCAAGACCGGCAAGGCGTCCAAGTCCAAGGGCGCGGAGGCGTCCGCCGAACTGCCCGAGGAGGCGGTGCCGGTCTTCGAGCGGCTGCGCGCCTGGCGCGCCGCCTCCGCGAAGGAGCAGGGCGTCCCCGCGTATGTGATCTTCCACGACGCCACGCTGCGGCAGATCGCCACCGAGCAGCCCGCCACGCTGGAGGCGCTGGGCACGGTGAGCGGTGTCGGTGAGAACAAGCTGGCGAAGTACGGGCAGCAGATCCTGGACACACTGGCGGAGTAG
- a CDS encoding DeoR/GlpR family DNA-binding transcription regulator, with amino-acid sequence MEAEERRREILDTARRAGVVDVGKLAADLGVSKETVRRDLRVLEEHGLVRRTHGGAYPVESAGFETTLAFRTTMHVPEKSRIAEAAAALLGDAETVFVDEGFTPQLIAEALPRDRPLTVITASLATAGGLAGRENTTVLLLGGRVRGGTMATVDHWATHMLSGFVIDLAFIGANGISRQYGLTTPDPAVSEVKAQVVRVSRRKIFSGVHTKFGAVSFCRFAEVSDFEAIVTDTGLPLTEAHRYSLLGPQIIRA; translated from the coding sequence ATGGAGGCGGAGGAACGCCGTCGGGAGATCCTCGACACGGCCCGCCGTGCCGGGGTCGTCGACGTCGGCAAACTCGCCGCGGACCTCGGCGTCTCCAAGGAGACCGTGCGCCGCGACCTGAGGGTGCTGGAGGAACACGGTCTGGTGCGCCGCACCCACGGCGGTGCCTATCCCGTGGAGAGCGCGGGGTTCGAGACGACCCTGGCCTTCCGCACCACCATGCACGTCCCGGAGAAGTCCCGGATCGCGGAGGCGGCGGCCGCGCTGCTGGGCGACGCCGAGACGGTCTTCGTGGACGAGGGGTTCACCCCGCAGCTGATCGCGGAGGCCCTGCCCCGGGACCGTCCGCTCACCGTGATCACCGCGTCGCTCGCCACCGCGGGCGGTCTCGCAGGGCGGGAGAACACCACCGTGCTGCTGCTCGGCGGCCGGGTGCGCGGCGGCACCATGGCCACCGTGGACCACTGGGCGACCCATATGCTCTCCGGCTTTGTCATCGACCTGGCCTTCATCGGCGCCAACGGCATCTCCCGGCAGTACGGCCTCACCACGCCCGATCCGGCGGTCAGTGAGGTCAAGGCGCAGGTGGTCCGGGTCTCCCGGCGGAAGATCTTCTCCGGGGTGCACACCAAGTTCGGCGCCGTCAGCTTCTGCCGGTTCGCGGAAGTGTCCGACTTCGAGGCCATCGTGACCGACACCGGACTCCCGCTCACCGAGGCACACCGCTACTCCCTGCTGGGCCCGCAGATCATCCGCGCCTGA
- a CDS encoding sugar ABC transporter substrate-binding protein produces MPVLTLRAARIPLVALTAGALLAGCAGMGGGGSGGKTINVLMVNNPQMMDLQKLTAKHFTKETGIRVNFTVLPENDVRDKISQDFANQAGQYDVATISNFEVPFYARNDWLLPLDDRVAKDRAFDQKDILPPMRQSLTADDGRLYAQPFYGESSFLMYRKDVFAEKHLTMPERPTWQQVADLAAKADGARNGMKGICLRGLPGWGELMAPLTTVANTFGGTWFSKDWKAQLTSPGFAKATKFYVDLVRKHGEAGAAQSGFAECLNNLTQGKSAMWYDATSAAGSLEAADSPVKGKIGYVQAPVVKTKSSGWLYTWAWGIQKATRTPDNAWKFVRWASSKKYETLVGKTFGWANVPAGKRASTYADPDYRKAAGTFSEVTRKAITSARPRDPGVQQRPTIGIQFVDIPEFSDLGTKVAQEISAAIAGKQSVDEALKKSQKLAERVGEEYRDE; encoded by the coding sequence ATGCCCGTCCTGACACTTCGTGCTGCCCGGATACCGCTGGTGGCCCTGACCGCGGGAGCGCTCCTCGCCGGGTGCGCCGGCATGGGGGGCGGTGGGTCCGGCGGCAAGACCATCAATGTGCTGATGGTCAACAACCCCCAGATGATGGACTTGCAGAAGCTCACCGCGAAGCACTTCACCAAGGAAACCGGCATCAGGGTGAACTTCACGGTGCTGCCGGAGAACGACGTCCGCGACAAGATCAGTCAGGACTTCGCCAATCAGGCCGGTCAGTACGACGTGGCCACCATCAGCAACTTCGAGGTGCCGTTCTACGCCAGGAACGACTGGCTGCTGCCGCTGGACGACCGGGTGGCGAAGGACCGGGCCTTCGACCAGAAGGACATCCTGCCCCCGATGCGCCAGTCGCTGACCGCCGACGACGGCCGGCTGTACGCCCAGCCGTTCTACGGTGAGTCGTCGTTCCTGATGTACCGCAAGGACGTGTTCGCCGAGAAGCATCTGACCATGCCCGAGCGGCCCACCTGGCAGCAGGTGGCCGACCTGGCGGCCAAGGCCGATGGCGCCCGCAACGGGATGAAGGGCATCTGTCTGCGCGGACTGCCCGGCTGGGGCGAGCTGATGGCGCCGCTCACCACGGTCGCCAACACCTTCGGCGGCACCTGGTTCAGCAAGGACTGGAAGGCGCAGCTCACCTCCCCCGGGTTCGCCAAGGCGACGAAGTTCTATGTCGACCTGGTGCGCAAGCACGGCGAGGCGGGCGCCGCCCAGTCCGGGTTCGCCGAATGCCTCAACAACCTCACCCAGGGCAAGAGCGCCATGTGGTACGACGCCACCTCGGCCGCCGGATCGCTGGAGGCCGCCGACTCGCCCGTCAAGGGCAAGATCGGCTATGTCCAGGCGCCGGTGGTGAAGACCAAGAGCTCGGGCTGGCTCTACACCTGGGCCTGGGGGATCCAGAAGGCGACCCGCACCCCCGACAACGCGTGGAAGTTCGTCCGCTGGGCCTCCAGCAAGAAGTACGAGACCCTGGTGGGCAAGACGTTCGGCTGGGCCAATGTCCCGGCGGGCAAACGGGCGTCCACCTACGCCGACCCCGACTACCGCAAGGCCGCCGGCACCTTCTCGGAGGTCACCCGCAAGGCCATCACCAGCGCCCGGCCACGTGACCCGGGTGTGCAACAACGGCCGACCATCGGGATCCAGTTCGTCGACATCCCCGAGTTCTCCGACCTCGGCACCAAGGTCGCCCAGGAGATCAGTGCCGCGATCGCCGGAAAGCAGTCCGTCGACGAGGCGTTGAAGAAGTCGCAGAAGCTGGCCGAGAGGGTCGGCGAGGAGTACCGAGATGAGTAA
- a CDS encoding YceI family protein translates to MADTADTTPTSPVSPASPAVGHWRLDADRSSVRLRHRGMWGLVNVKGAFTRVEGDGEVRPDGSAHGNLAIDAASLDTGIRKRDTHLRGPDFFDVANHPRMVFTVTDASPEGSGAVRVNGVLTVIGHSHPMTFTARLDEAAKDAVTLTAEVVIDREDFGMTANPGGMMTGAATVSVVARFTRH, encoded by the coding sequence ATGGCGGACACCGCCGACACCACCCCCACCTCCCCCGTCTCCCCCGCCTCCCCCGCCGTCGGCCACTGGCGCCTGGACGCCGACCGGTCCTCGGTCCGTCTCCGGCACCGGGGCATGTGGGGGCTGGTCAATGTCAAGGGCGCCTTCACCCGGGTGGAGGGCGACGGCGAGGTGAGGCCCGACGGCTCCGCCCACGGCAACCTGGCCATCGACGCCGCCTCGCTGGACACCGGCATCCGCAAACGCGACACCCATCTGCGCGGCCCGGACTTCTTCGACGTGGCCAACCATCCGCGGATGGTCTTCACCGTGACCGACGCGTCCCCCGAGGGCAGCGGCGCGGTGCGGGTCAACGGCGTGCTGACCGTCATCGGCCACAGCCACCCGATGACGTTCACCGCCCGGCTCGACGAGGCGGCCAAGGACGCCGTCACGCTCACCGCGGAGGTCGTGATCGACCGCGAGGACTTCGGGATGACCGCGAACCCCGGCGGCATGATGACGGGCGCGGCCACCGTGTCCGTCGTCGCCCGGTTCACCCGGCATTAG
- a CDS encoding carbohydrate ABC transporter permease, giving the protein MSNPTTAAPVRGPRPPAAATATRRSPEIPRNRAREWATRAPLMPALIFLIVVTQLPFAATLVISFFDWNAFRPERREFTGLDNYRTVASDEGLRESILTTVLLTATVVIVSVVLGLLLALLLDRRFRGRGLVRTMLIAPFLLVPVASALLWKHALYNPEYGLFNGVLTWLGGPQPDWISDMPLLAVEMSLVWQWTPFMMLILLAGLQSRPLDMIEAARLDGAGNWQIFRYLTLPHLRRYLELGTLLGSIYIVQNFDAVFTLTRGGLDTANLPYTIYETFYNAHEYGLASAAGVLVVIGTIVIATFALRVVSSLFREEVSRA; this is encoded by the coding sequence ATGAGTAATCCCACGACTGCCGCCCCCGTCCGCGGCCCGCGCCCGCCGGCCGCGGCCACCGCCACCCGGCGCTCCCCCGAGATCCCCCGCAACCGCGCCCGCGAGTGGGCCACGCGGGCTCCGCTGATGCCCGCGCTGATCTTCCTGATCGTGGTCACCCAGCTGCCGTTCGCGGCCACACTGGTGATCTCCTTCTTCGACTGGAACGCCTTCCGGCCCGAGCGCCGTGAGTTCACCGGTCTGGACAACTACCGGACCGTCGCCAGTGACGAGGGCCTGCGCGAGTCCATCCTGACCACCGTGCTGCTGACCGCCACCGTGGTGATCGTCAGTGTGGTGCTGGGACTGCTGCTGGCGCTGCTGCTGGACCGCAGGTTCCGTGGCCGCGGACTGGTGCGCACCATGCTCATCGCACCGTTCCTGCTGGTCCCGGTGGCCTCCGCGCTGCTGTGGAAGCATGCGCTGTACAACCCTGAGTACGGGCTGTTCAACGGGGTACTCACCTGGCTGGGTGGGCCCCAGCCGGACTGGATCTCCGATATGCCCCTGCTGGCCGTGGAGATGTCCCTGGTGTGGCAGTGGACACCGTTCATGATGCTGATCCTGCTGGCCGGGCTCCAGAGCCGCCCCCTGGACATGATCGAGGCCGCCCGGCTGGACGGTGCGGGCAACTGGCAGATCTTCCGTTATCTCACCCTGCCGCATCTGCGCCGCTATCTGGAGCTGGGCACCCTGCTCGGGTCGATCTACATCGTGCAGAACTTCGACGCGGTGTTCACCCTGACCCGTGGCGGCCTGGACACCGCCAACCTCCCCTACACCATCTACGAGACCTTCTACAACGCCCATGAGTACGGGCTGGCATCCGCGGCGGGCGTGCTGGTGGTGATCGGCACGATCGTCATCGCCACCTTCGCGCTGCGTGTGGTGTCGTCCCTGTTCCGTGAGGAGGTGTCCCGCGCATGA
- a CDS encoding zinc-dependent alcohol dehydrogenase family protein → MRAAVIEAPGKVTVETVPDPTPGPREVVVDVAACGLCGTDLHILQGEFAPTLPIIPGHEFAGQVVGIGSGVTELAVGDRVAVDPSLHCHECRYCRIGRGNLCDNWNAIGVSVPGGAAEFAVAPVANCVKLPEHVEMADAALIEPLSCAVRGYDVLHGNLGAEVLIYGSGTMGLMMLELAKRTGATSVDVVDINADRLSTAGTLGCSRSAASAAELEQPRGWDVVIDATGNQAAIQDGLGRVAKAGTFLQFGVSDYATRATIEPYKIYNQEITITGSMAVLHSYERAAGLFASGVLDPEVFISHRLPLEEYPAALDRFRSGEGRKIVVVP, encoded by the coding sequence ATGAGGGCCGCGGTCATCGAAGCCCCCGGCAAGGTCACCGTCGAGACCGTTCCGGACCCCACGCCGGGACCCCGCGAGGTGGTGGTCGATGTGGCGGCGTGCGGCCTGTGCGGCACCGATCTGCACATTCTCCAGGGCGAGTTCGCCCCCACGCTGCCGATCATCCCCGGGCACGAGTTCGCCGGACAGGTGGTGGGCATCGGCAGCGGTGTCACCGAGCTGGCGGTGGGCGACCGGGTCGCGGTGGATCCCTCCCTGCACTGCCATGAGTGTCGCTACTGCCGGATCGGACGGGGCAATCTCTGCGACAACTGGAACGCCATCGGGGTCAGTGTGCCCGGCGGTGCCGCCGAGTTCGCCGTCGCCCCGGTGGCCAACTGCGTCAAGCTGCCGGAGCATGTGGAGATGGCGGACGCGGCCCTCATCGAGCCGCTGTCCTGCGCGGTGCGCGGTTATGACGTGCTGCACGGCAATCTGGGCGCGGAGGTGCTGATCTACGGCTCGGGCACCATGGGCCTGATGATGCTGGAGCTGGCCAAGCGGACCGGGGCCACCAGCGTGGACGTGGTGGACATCAACGCCGACCGGCTGTCCACCGCGGGCACCCTGGGCTGCTCCCGGTCCGCCGCCTCGGCGGCGGAGCTGGAGCAGCCGCGCGGCTGGGACGTGGTCATCGACGCGACCGGCAACCAGGCCGCCATTCAGGACGGGCTGGGCCGCGTGGCCAAGGCCGGAACGTTTCTTCAGTTCGGTGTCTCCGACTACGCGACACGGGCCACCATCGAGCCGTACAAGATCTACAACCAGGAGATCACCATCACCGGTTCGATGGCCGTGCTGCACAGCTACGAACGAGCCGCCGGACTGTTCGCCTCGGGCGTCCTGGACCCGGAGGTCTTCATCAGCCACCGGCTGCCGCTCGAGGAGTACCCCGCGGCGCTGGACCGGTTCCGGTCGGGCGAGGGCCGGAAGATCGTGGTGGTGCCTTGA
- a CDS encoding snapalysin family zinc-dependent metalloprotease, whose translation MTSSRLVRALPAAVAAVLALAGGQAVAAPAPTERAAARVVTYDASGAAEFKDAVAKGVAVWNESVANVQLKPATSGQRANVRVVADDGWPRAAVTGLGSGTVYFGRQAVDQGYNTVRISSHELGHILGLPDKKPGPCSSLMSGSTAGTSCTNPYPDASEKSEVEGNFGVTAATSGTARTTVHAD comes from the coding sequence GTGACATCCAGCAGGCTTGTGCGTGCCTTACCAGCCGCCGTGGCGGCGGTTCTCGCCCTCGCGGGCGGACAGGCCGTGGCCGCCCCCGCCCCGACCGAGCGCGCCGCCGCCCGTGTGGTGACGTACGACGCCTCCGGGGCGGCCGAGTTCAAGGACGCCGTGGCCAAGGGCGTGGCGGTGTGGAACGAGAGCGTGGCCAACGTCCAGCTCAAGCCCGCCACCTCCGGTCAGCGGGCCAACGTGCGTGTCGTCGCGGACGACGGCTGGCCGCGCGCCGCGGTCACCGGCCTGGGAAGCGGCACCGTCTACTTCGGCCGCCAGGCCGTCGACCAGGGCTACAACACCGTGCGGATCTCCTCCCACGAGCTCGGCCACATCCTGGGGCTGCCCGACAAGAAGCCCGGCCCGTGCTCCAGCCTGATGTCCGGCTCCACGGCCGGGACGTCCTGCACCAACCCCTATCCCGACGCCTCCGAGAAGTCCGAGGTGGAGGGCAACTTCGGCGTCACGGCGGCGACTTCGGGCACGGCACGGACCACCGTCCACGCGGACTGA
- a CDS encoding carbohydrate ABC transporter permease, with product MTASTAPAATTAVPPSARRARRRGAALGLLAWFTGIVFVLPVLWMVLTSFHSEPDAATNPPSVAAPLTLDGYREFFGAGGGASPWPPLLNSLGASVFSTLFVLVLALPAAYALSIRRVRKWTDVMFFFLSTKMLPVVAGLLPVFLFAKDTGFLDNIWLLVILYTSMNLPIAVWMMQSFLADIPVSVIEAAQMDGARLPTVLVRVIAPIAGPGIAATSLICFIFSWNEMLFAQVLTGVVAQTAPAFLTGFVTSQGLFLAQVCAASVVISLPVLAAGFAAQDKLVQGLSLGAVK from the coding sequence ATGACCGCGTCGACCGCCCCGGCGGCCACCACCGCCGTTCCCCCGTCCGCCCGCCGGGCCAGGCGCCGCGGTGCCGCGCTCGGCCTGCTCGCCTGGTTCACCGGGATCGTGTTCGTCCTGCCGGTGCTGTGGATGGTGCTGACCTCCTTCCACTCCGAGCCGGACGCCGCCACCAATCCGCCGTCGGTGGCAGCGCCCCTCACCCTGGACGGCTACCGCGAGTTCTTCGGGGCGGGCGGTGGGGCCAGCCCGTGGCCGCCGCTGCTCAACTCGCTGGGCGCGAGCGTGTTCTCCACCCTCTTCGTGCTGGTGCTGGCGCTTCCGGCGGCGTACGCGCTGTCCATCCGGCGGGTGCGCAAGTGGACGGATGTGATGTTCTTCTTCCTGTCCACGAAGATGCTGCCGGTGGTGGCCGGTCTGCTCCCGGTGTTCCTGTTCGCCAAGGACACCGGCTTCCTGGACAACATCTGGCTGCTGGTCATCCTCTACACCTCGATGAACCTGCCGATCGCGGTGTGGATGATGCAGTCCTTCCTCGCCGACATCCCGGTGTCCGTGATCGAGGCGGCGCAGATGGACGGCGCGCGGCTGCCGACCGTCCTGGTGCGGGTGATCGCCCCGATCGCCGGTCCGGGGATCGCCGCCACCTCGCTGATCTGCTTCATCTTCAGCTGGAACGAAATGCTCTTCGCCCAGGTGCTCACCGGTGTGGTCGCCCAGACCGCGCCGGCGTTCCTGACCGGCTTCGTCACCAGCCAGGGCCTGTTCCTCGCCCAGGTGTGTGCCGCGTCGGTCGTCATTTCCCTGCCGGTGCTGGCCGCCGGTTTCGCCGCCCAGGACAAGCTGGTCCAGGGCCTGTCGCTAGGAGCCGTCAAATGA
- a CDS encoding NAD(P)/FAD-dependent oxidoreductase, with product MNGTAVVVGGGLAGTLALGALIGHVGTVTVIERDRYPEDPMFRKGVPQGRHLHVFLSGGQRALDTLLAGTLAELEAAGAHRMEAPRDVITRTSTGWQRRYHEGKHALLSCTRPLFDATVRARVLAEADRSGTRVEVLEATEAVGLLGTAERVTGVRVRSRDAGRAEREIHADLVIDASGRSSRAPQWFEQLGRPAPREEVVDAGIGYVTQMLRPAEPLEMSMVVEPRPNCPRGAAWCPVENGNWLLTMSGVRGHHPPTDGSEVLDFVASLDEPHLHEHLRGCEPVSPPYGYRDTANRRRYYHAQGGVPEGFIAVSDAACTFNPIYGQGMSVAALSGLALRRCLTEGGLRPGLAAVAQRAVARASDTAWLTAVGADRPYATGDDATPPGTAERLQTWYFGRLVARATIDPVVGAAFRDITHLAAPPSRLLSPAVALRTVLLPRRGGLPTPPLRVEGVAR from the coding sequence ATGAACGGCACGGCGGTAGTGGTGGGCGGAGGGCTGGCGGGCACGCTGGCGTTAGGCGCTCTGATCGGGCATGTCGGCACGGTCACCGTGATCGAACGGGACCGCTATCCCGAGGATCCGATGTTCCGCAAGGGCGTCCCGCAGGGGCGCCATCTCCATGTCTTCCTCAGCGGCGGCCAGCGGGCCCTGGACACGCTTCTGGCGGGCACGCTCGCGGAGTTGGAGGCGGCGGGCGCACACCGCATGGAGGCGCCGCGCGATGTGATCACCAGGACCTCCACCGGCTGGCAGCGCCGCTACCACGAGGGCAAGCATGCCCTGCTCAGCTGCACCCGTCCGCTGTTCGACGCCACCGTACGGGCCCGGGTGCTCGCCGAGGCGGACCGCTCCGGCACCCGGGTGGAGGTGCTGGAGGCGACCGAGGCCGTCGGGCTGCTCGGCACGGCGGAGCGGGTGACCGGTGTACGGGTGCGTTCGCGCGACGCGGGGCGCGCCGAGCGCGAGATCCACGCCGATCTGGTCATCGATGCCTCCGGGCGCTCCTCGCGCGCTCCCCAGTGGTTCGAGCAACTCGGCCGTCCGGCACCGCGCGAGGAGGTGGTCGATGCCGGGATCGGCTACGTAACCCAGATGTTGCGCCCCGCCGAACCGCTCGAGATGTCGATGGTCGTCGAGCCCCGGCCCAACTGCCCGCGCGGCGCCGCGTGGTGCCCGGTGGAGAACGGCAACTGGCTGCTGACGATGTCCGGAGTGCGCGGCCACCATCCACCCACCGACGGCTCGGAGGTGCTGGACTTCGTGGCGTCGCTCGACGAACCTCATCTGCACGAGCATCTGCGCGGCTGCGAACCGGTGTCCCCGCCGTACGGCTATCGTGACACCGCCAACCGCCGCCGCTACTACCACGCCCAGGGCGGCGTGCCCGAGGGCTTCATCGCGGTATCGGACGCCGCCTGCACCTTCAACCCCATCTACGGGCAGGGCATGTCCGTCGCCGCCCTCAGCGGTCTCGCGCTGCGCCGGTGCCTCACCGAGGGCGGTCTGCGGCCGGGTCTGGCCGCCGTGGCGCAGCGCGCGGTGGCCCGGGCCAGTGACACCGCCTGGCTGACCGCCGTGGGCGCGGACCGCCCGTACGCGACGGGGGACGACGCGACCCCGCCCGGGACCGCCGAGCGATTGCAGACCTGGTACTTCGGCCGCCTGGTGGCGCGGGCGACCATCGATCCGGTGGTCGGCGCGGCCTTCCGCGACATCACGCATCTGGCCGCGCCCCCGTCGCGGCTGCTCTCCCCCGCCGTCGCGCTGCGGACGGTGCTGCTGCCGCGCCGTGGGGGGCTTCCGACGCCGCCCCTGCGGGTGGAGGGCGTGGCCCGGTAG